GACGACCTTCGTCAACACGCTGGCCGGCGTCACCACCCATCATTCCGGCTCGATCCACCTGATGGGACGCGACGTGACGAAACTGCGAGCCGACCGACGTGCCGCGGCAGGCATCGGCTGGGTGCCGCAGGAGCGCAACATCTTCAAGTCGCTGACCGTCGAGGAGAACATGACGGCGATCGCGCGCCCCGGCGTCTGGACGCTGGAACGGGTCTACACGATGTTCCCGCGCCTGAAGGAGCGCCGCAAGAACCTCGGCAACCAGCTCTCCGGCGGCGAACAGCAGATGCTGGCGGTCGGGCGGGCGCTGATGGTCAATCCGAAACTGCTTCTCCTCGACGAGCCGACCGAAGGCCTGGCGCCGATCATCGTCGACGAGTTGTTGGCGGCGATCCAGCGGATCACGCAAGGGGAGGGCATGTCGGCTATCATCATCGAGCAGAAGGCCCGGAAGGTCTTGCCGCTCTCCGACGACGCCGTCATCCTCGATCGCGGCGCGATCGTCTACCAGGGCACCAGTGCGGATCTGCTCGCCAACGATGAGGTTCTCGGCAAGCACCTGACAGTGGAAAAGGGCGCAAGGCACTGATCGCGG
This genomic window from Neorhizobium galegae contains:
- a CDS encoding ABC transporter ATP-binding protein, whose protein sequence is MSAPVLVTEKLVAGYGEASVLAGISLTIEEGKTLALLGRNGTGKTTFVNTLAGVTTHHSGSIHLMGRDVTKLRADRRAAAGIGWVPQERNIFKSLTVEENMTAIARPGVWTLERVYTMFPRLKERRKNLGNQLSGGEQQMLAVGRALMVNPKLLLLDEPTEGLAPIIVDELLAAIQRITQGEGMSAIIIEQKARKVLPLSDDAVILDRGAIVYQGTSADLLANDEVLGKHLTVEKGARH